The nucleotide sequence CATTACATTACTGTAGGTGCATGTGCTACGGGAATGGTGTGTGCAAGCAGCAGGTGGTTTGATCCCTACCATAGGGGTTTTGATCCCTCTTGCAGTCAGAATTTCCCTGGGGTAGCCTTTGATGTCTCTCCTGACCCACTGAGAGTGGGGCATGCGCAGTTGAGTTGTTTTCCTCAGAGCACTGACAGAATTAGGCTGACCCTCCACGCTGTGGCTTTTCCTGTGCCCAGTAACAAGGGATTTCCAGCCAGCTGGCTGGAGCTAAGGGTATAGTCCGCGCCAGAAGAAGCAGCAGAAAGTGATTGACTCAAACAGGGATTAACCAAAGGCTCTTCTTGGCATCTCCTATTTAGAACACAGGAAAAGCCAGGGGAACACCGTGGAAAAACCTTAGAGCTACGCTTTCACCTAAGTGTGCTTGACACCGTGGCAGACATGGGTCCTACTGCTAATGAGCAAGGTCTGGTACTGTTTTGCCAAAATCTTAAGGCTACCAGGCCATTGCACTTTGAAGCTAATTCAGCTCATCACCAGGAAAGCTAAGGAAGGTTTAataaattgaatattattcagattCTCCTAACATTTAGTGAGGTACTGGCTACCAGGAATTTTTACCCATGCCACATCTTTTAATTCTCACTAAAACCTGTGAGGTAGGTGCCATTATCCCTAGGTGCAGATAAAGAACATTAAACCCAGAGATGTTGACTGGTGAGAACCAGGATACAAGCCCAAATCTACTAGCTTAGTCTGTTTTCACTAAGCCATGCATTGCCTCCTATGCAGCCAAACCAAAGACACATAAGACCTGGCAAATGGAGTTGAAGTGCAGACATATAATAGTTTAACATTAAAAGAGATTAGTGTAGAGATTATCTAGTTCAGCTCTTAAACTTTATTGATAAAGAAATCAGACTTGAAGacatgtccaaagtcacacagctactgcCCATTAGAGGAATGACTGGGGCCCAAAGTGCCTCTgggactcccagaaggaaaagcaTCCTGTCTTAGGCAGCTTGGGCTAttctaacaaaaataccatagactgggtgatttaacagcagaaatttatttcttacagttttggaggccagaagtccaagatcagagtgccagcatggtggggttctggttagggccctcttcctggtttgcagagggCCACCTCCTCACTGTATtgtcacatggcagagagagagagagcatctcTTTcacatctcttcttataagggcacaaatccctttcatgagggctccactctcatacCTAATTACCTCCAAAAGCCCTACCTACAAATGCCattacattggggattagggtttcaacatatgaattttgggaggacacaaacgttcagtccatagcagatcTCTGTTTGTTATCTGATAGCACTAGATGGAGGGGGAATTTAAAATTTCATAGTTATAAAATTCTCACTAGGGTTTGGAATTTACACATACTTATATCACTCCTTTCATTTCCCTAAGAAGCATTCCACTTAAAATTCCAGGGAATAATGATGAGTAAGAAGGGGAATACAAGTGATTGTGAGCCttttcactgttggctctgaGCTATAGGTTGATTGATGATATGGAAGATGAGACGGCTTACCTGCTTCAAAGAATGCAGATTTTCTCAGGCAATGTATATGTGAAAGCTACCACTGATGTTTACTACTTGGGAAGCCCCGAGCCACCTACTGCTTAAAAAGACAACGGAAAGCCATATTGACATCACCTCCCCTCTGAGAGGTGAACGTGCCACAATTGGTCAAAGCAGCCTGAGGTTCATAAGCCTCCCTGAGAGCTTGGCCTTGTGTGATCTGCCTGAGAGGACTTCTAGAAGCATGTTCCCCCTTTTTTAATATGAAGCATTTCAAACACGTAACAGAGTACAGAGAATATTAAGATGAACACTCACTCAAACACTCATCACCCAGAATTGacaattaacattttactatatttgcttcatctctttatttaatttattttttgctgaagtTTAAAGTAAATCTATGACATTTCACTCATAAATACTTGAGGATGTGTCTCTTTAAAAAGAGGACATTTTCTCATAGAACCACAATATCTTTATTATATCTAACGGAGTtcacaataattccttaatattgcCTGGTCCACTTTGAAATTTTCCCACTCATCCAAAAAATGTATCTTAGAGTTGGTTTGTTCACTCCAGGAGCCGATCAAGGACTCTGTTGTACTCAGATGTACGTCTCTTAAGTTTCTCTACTCTTGTATGGTCCTCTGTCCCCATTTTTATGACTTCACTTATTGAAGAAACAAGGTTAGTTATCCTATAGAACATTCCATTTTCTCGATTTATATGAATTTTCCCTCATGGTTTTGTTTAACTTGTTCCTTTAGCCTCTCAATTTCCTATAAACTTGAATTTAGATCTAAAGTTTTGATTAGATTTAGGTAAAGTACTTTGGTCAGAATTCTCCGTACTTGATGCCAAGTACCTCAAACTGAGTTACATTTGGAAGCATATGAGGTCTAGCTATTTAACAGCCTTTGTTAATAGGACAGTTTCAATGTCATGAGCGCCAAGCAGATGAGTGGGGTACTGATACACAAGTGTGCTCATTGCAGCCTGACACCAGTGACAGTGGATGGTGAAGATCTGCCCAGGCAACCTCTGCATGGGAAGAGAAAATAGATCACTTCCTTTCTCaaggactcagtttccttatcttaaAAGGAGCAGTTGAACTAGATAATGTTGAAGGTTTCCAGTTTCAAATGTCATGATTCCATGAACTATACCGAGACATGGAGGCGGATGTGCAGAGAAAAGCTGGAATACATGGGAAATCTTAAGCACTCAATTTTGGACAAGAGGAGATGGCAGTTAGATGAGGTTGGGTCACAGCCATTCCCAAGTGTGGTACCACTTTCTGAGTAAAAGCTAACAAAATGGCTGATGTCAGTGGCTCTTACAACTGTAAAGGAAAGGACTTTATTCTGTGCACAATATAGAATGACCGACCTATACAAGTGACACATTGGTCTTTGCAGTTTATTTTGTGCCCCCTTTAGCAAATACTGTCTATAACATCTTCTCACCTTGACCCATCAAGACTCTTTTTCTAATTGACCTGGATCAAAAAGACTAAAGCAATGTTTATCAAAGTGTCTTCAGGCCACTAGCATGAGAATCATGCAGGGTGCttgaaaatgttaaaatacaaATTCCCAGGGTCGccatccagacctactgaattagaatcagGGGGATGGGTCCCTGAAACGTGCATTTGAACAAGCACCCCGTGGTATTCTGAGGCACACCACAGTTTGGCCTGTGGTCTTGGGTGGTTGGCCCAAAGTTGGGGTTGTGAAGTTGGGATAGTGCCTAGCAGTTTGCAACACTCTGCATCcctctctgcttctccctctTGCAGTGCACCGAGCAGCCCTGGCCTGTGGCAGCGAGTTCTTTGGGGCCATGCTCTTGAGCGGGATGAGGGAATCCCAGGGCACAGAGGTGTCTCTGCACACCATCTCTGCCCAGGACCTGCGACTCCTTGTCTCTTTTGCCTACTCCGGGGTTGTGCGGGGAACGTGGCCAGGACTGCTGAGAGCTGCCCAGGCTGCTCTACAATACCAGAGCTCTTCCTGCTTGGCCCTGTGCCAGAGAGCCTTGGCACGGGGCCTCAGCCCTGCCCGGTGCCTGGCCCTGTTCCCCATGGCTGAAACCCCTGGGTTGGAGAGGCTCTGGAGCAAAGCCCATCACTACCTCCTCACCCACATGCCCGCTGTGGCTTTGTGCCCCAGTTTCCCTTCTTTACCGGCTGCCTGCCTGGCTGAGCTCCTGGATAGCGACGAGCTGCACGTGCAGGAGGAGTTCGAGGCCTTTGTGGCTGCACGGTGTTGGCTAGCTGCCAACCCTGAGACCCAGGAGTCAGAAGCCAAGGCCCTACTTCGATGTGTCCGCTTTGGCCGTATGTCCACCAGGGAGCTGCGGAGGGTACGGGCAGCCGGGCTGCCTCCACCCCTACCCCCGGACTTGCTGCATCAGCTGATGGTGGAGGCTGAGGTTCCGGGTCAAGAGAGGCGGAGGGAGCCTGACCAGGCACTGGTAGTGATTGGTGGGGATGAGATGAGATCAGACATGGCCATGACACAGCCATCCCGAGGAGTGTGGTGGGCCCGGGCCTTCCGCTGCGGCGTGGGACTGGTTCGAACTGTGGAGTGGGGCTGGCTGcctgccctgcctgccccagggcgcTTCCGGCATGGGGCTGCGAGCCTGGCGGGAAGTGAACTCTACGTGTGTGGGGGACAGGATTTCTGCAGCCGTACCAACACCCTGGCTTCAACTCTCAGGTATGGGCCCCCGAGAGTGGCAGGCCCCAAGGAGGGCAGCGGAGGGAAATTGCTGGTCCGGGCAACCACAGACTCCTAGGGTCAGTCTTCCCATCTCTTGTCCCGCTGTGTCCAGGTGGGACCCCAGTCAAGAGGACTGGGAGGAGATGtcacctctgtgccaggctcGGAGCTTGTTTCCCCTGGTGGCACTGGATGGACTACTTTATGCCCTGGGTGGACGAGACAATGGTGTTGCCCTCAACTCTGTGGAGACCTATAACCCTGAGCTCGATGTGTGGAGGTGAGCAGGGAAGGGGGTGTTTCTAAGCATCAGGGAGAGAGTAGGGGACTTGGAAGAGAAGGAGAGTTGAAGATGATTGTTGCCTGATCATGTGCCTGTTCTCCCTTAGGCTAGCACCTGCACTTCCTGCACCATGCTTCGCTCACGCAGCTGCTGTTTTGGAGGGCCGATTGTTCGTGAGCGGTGGCTGCAGCGGGACTGGCCAATACCTGGCCTCATTGCTGCACTATGACCCCAAACTTGAGAAGCCGGGGACATTTCTGAGCCCAATGGGGGTACCTCGGGCTGGCCATGTCATGGCTGCTCTGGGAGGGCGGTTGTATGTAGCAGGTGGGCTAGGTGAGACCGGAGACCTGCTGAGCTTTGAGGCCTATGAACTAAGGACTGATAGCTGGTCTCACCTggcccccctgccctccccccatgTGGGGGCTGCAGGTGCCGTGCTGCAGGGGGAGCTACTGGTGCTGGGGGGCTACAGCCACCGTACTTATGCCCTCTCCCACCTTATTCATGCTTACTGTCCTGGCCTGGGCCGATGGCTCTGCCTGGGAACTCTGCCAAGACCTCGGGCTGAGATGCCTGCCTGCATCCTGACACTGCCCACTGTGCAGCACATAGCTTTGGTTCCCACGCGGCACCAAACCAAACCTGCAGGGTGAGGGGGGAGTGGCAGTGGATGAGGGGAGGAAAGGATGAGAAACATCATGAGAGAAGGACAGAGTtatgggaggaggaagagaaggctttattcataatagcatttTATTCTAGCACAGTGCTTTACAACTCGTAAACTGCCTTTCTATATGATCTTCATTGAGGAAAAGGTGGCTGCAGAATTCCTGGGGAAAGGGCATGGGCTGGAGGAGGATGCGGCTGATTACTTAGGCAAGGAGAGGAGACCCAGGAGCAGCTCTGCGACGTTTAGGGAACCTGGCATGACTCTTGGTGGGGAAGGTACATCTGGCTGGAAAGACAGTCAAGAAGCTCCAGTAGCCAAGGTGTAGGGGCCATGAGAGGATAGTCAGAAAAATGATGATTCTGAcccatggatcaaggagaaaAATGTGGAAAGGCCATCCAGGAAAGAGTTTGAGGAGTGTAGAGGGAAGGACTGCACTTGCTGAGCCCTTCCCTTTTCCAGGACTAGCTCCTCTCTGCTCTCCCATCCCTGGGAGGCCTAAACCCTCTGGACAGTATTCTTTCTCAGGTAACTCGTAGGCCCAGACTAGGATTTCCTCAGCACAGACCCCGCAGGCTGCCCCTAAGAGCCTCTTGGTTTTCACTCTGAAGCAGAAGTTCCTGTCTGGTCGTGGCACAGCACGGAGACTGAGACGCCGGGGTGATGAGGTGGGAGCGCTGCATGTGGGGAAGACGAGGAGGgtggagggaaaggagggaggcGTCCATGGTGGAAAACGGGTGATACAAGGTTTTCGGGGACAGACTGGAAGAAGTCAGAAGCCTGAatgacttctttccttccctttggggTGAATTGAGGGATCATGAGTGAAAACAGGGCAGTTGTGGTGTGAGGCCCTAGGTTGTGAGAGGAAGTGGCAGAGAGAAGAGTAAGAGGCAGAGAAGATCCAGAAAAATGgttttctccctctctgtcccttTCCTCCAGAGTTTTTTGAAtctatttccctttttcttggcTGGGGAAGATTGAGTCAGATGCTTCCTCCATCctgctcttcctttttttcttcttcttcttctttcttttctcctttctccctgaCAGTTATTAATTTCCTACTATTCAGGCACTATATGAGGCTCTGAGGATACAAAGTTCAGAGAGCTGCTGATCAGCAGacagacttgtaaacaaatacaaGTCCTACAGTGGACTTAGAGCTGTGGACACTCACCTCATACCTCTCATACCTCAGATTTAGAGGTTCGAGAGCCCAGAGGATGGTGGAGAGAACTCTGCCCAGGGAAAGCTTCTGGGAGGGAAGGCATCATCAATGGTTGTCGTTTGAACTGGCTGTTGAAGGCTGCCCAGAAACTCTCcagtcagagaaggaagaaggcatTCCAGTTGGAGAAAAGAAGCAAGTGGGGCATGTAGTGCCCTGAGTCTCCATAGCAAAAAGGAAGTCAGTATTCCAGAGGCTCTTCAGAGAATTCTGCTGCTGCTGTCAGCCTACTGTCTTCTCTGGGGCCTTTCTGAAGACAATGGCTTTCGCTTAACAACGTTAAGTGAACAACTCCCCTAAATCTTTCCTATCTGGTAGTTTCATTGCTGACCCCTGAGCAGCCCAGGGCAAAGAAAGGCCAGGTCAATTTGCTATTGCTATTGCTTATTAAGATCCTCATGCTCTAAATATGAGATGAAGGAGACTCCCTTGCAACTTTCTTCTTCCTGTCCCGCAGGTACTTgacatgtttttgtttatttttttgagatttcattattttattaagttttgTTCTATATTTATTTAGGAACATAGTTGAAAATGAGTAGGGGTAAGTAGGAtatataagagaaaagagaagaaatattgaagaagacaagaaagaaggaaattagaGGCACTGAGAAACTACAGGGATTGAGTCTTTAGGGTGAACTTCGGTGAACATGTTCTTTGTGATTTGTATACAAAGACAGGCTTAAATAAAGGTTTCACCATGATTGAATTCTTCTTTTATGACTCTCTGTATTATAAAAATCACTCAAAATCCCCTGTAATTTGGCTTCTTTCTTCACCACACAACCGCCCTCCCTCACTGTGACCATGACCTACTTCTCAACAAATCAAATGATCTAAGGCCATCTTCATTCTCCTTCACCTTTCTGCGGGAATTGACTGACTTGAAAACAGGTGCTTACCCTCAAAATTTCTCCTCCCCTGACTCCAGAGGTAGCACGCTCTCTTgggctttctcttctttctccaatGCAGAGAGGTGGCAGAAAGCCAAATCATCGTGTCCCCGAGGGTGTGGCTCCATCTCAGGTGAAGCTGACAGCCCAGGGTCTAAAAGTATGCAGATGGGGTTAGTTAGTTGCAGAAGTCTCTAGTTTTcattatttagttttttgtttttttgttttttttgctgaggaaaattcaccctgagctaatatctgtggccgATCTTCcgctattttgtacgtgggtcacccgCCACGATGGccacaagtggtataggtccacacctgggaaccaaacccaggtccCTGAAGCAGAGtacaccaaatttaaccactgccactggagctggcccattatttagtttttaaattgaGGATGGagtgaaaagaaaggaggagttcTCTGATTTGAAGCAAGACACTAGTCGAGGGTCTATTCTTCAGTGAGAGGCGCCTGATGTAGGCCAAGAAACAAGTTGTGGCCCTCGTCCTAGCCAAGTGGACTGAGATTCGGGGTAGTATTTTGACCCCAGAAGGGAAGCGGAGTGAGACTCAGGAATTGGGACAGAAACCATTTCCTACAGAATGGGCAGTCATGGCAATCCAGGACTTAGGCTATTGTGTGGTGAATGTTAGAGGCCCAAGATTCTTATCTTTGGTCAATCAGATAATGAGCCAAGGTGTTTTATATACTTAGCTCCCCCCACACTCTTCCTTCAGGCTCCTTTGTAGGTGAGGGTGGAATTTCTACTATTGCTCCCATCTTTTCAAGACTGACTCAGGAACTGGATAGGACTCGGCATGCAGGGTAATGTTTAGTACCAATAAGTGCGTTGGCTATGTGGGTCCTTTATCTATCCCGCTTTACGCTCCTCTTCAGAAAGTCACCTCTCCTCTATCTCAAGCCTTAATGACTCACCTgggttctagttttatttttttcatgagcCCTCACCTCCACTTGGATGTACCACTATCCTCAGTTCAGACTCATCCCGCTTTGCTGGCACCATCATTTCCCCTTTTTCCTAGTAATCATCTTGAGCTTGTTCTCCCCTTATCTTTTTTCTTCACGTGACTTATCATGTAATTCTGACCTATTGAAATAAAAACCTAATTGGTCTCTTCTCCCAATATTTTCTCTATCagatatattatatgtattatatcctGGACACCTGAAAGATTGAtagcagaaatatttaaaaatgaaaaaaaaataggaaggtaAAAGTCACATGAAAATCCTACTAGCTGCAAAACCAAGCACCATCATTTACCCAGAAAGATGGTCCGGGCTGTAAAAGCAACAAAGTCCAACCAAAAGAGTGAAAAACTGCACAGACATATTGTTTAATAGAATCACGGTCTTTCAGGTTCAGAGATTTTGGAGATCATGTAATTCAaactcttctttatttattttaacagttttatttatttatttatttatttatttatttgtgaggaagatcagccctgagctaacatccatgctaatcctcctgtttttgctgaggaagaccggctctgagctaacatctattgccaatccttctcctttttttttcccccaaagccccagtagatagtcgtatgtcatagttgcacatccttctagttgctgtatgtgggacacggcctcagcatggctggagaagcggtgcgtccatgcacggccgggatccgaacccccttagcggggcgcgcacttaactgctaagccacgggctggccctcaAACTCTTCTTTATACAGTGTAGGAAGCCAAGGCATGTGGCACCGTCTGGATAATGAAGAGGAAGGCTTTTCAAGAGAGCAGTCTCTAAGTGTCATATCTGTACCTAAGGACCAAGAGTGTTATTACAGTCATGAGCCCTGGAGTTTGGGATAGTCCTAAGGACCTCTAGGCACATTTGGAAAAGTGTGCCCTGGTAGTCTGTAAATCAAGTTCCCAGGCCACGTCCTTTTAGATCAGGTAGCTAGATGATGCCAAACAAGGTGGGCAATGTGTTGTAGTGACAAGCCCCTGAGACCGTGAGTGCCATACAGAGGATATAAGGTTTATCCCCAGCTACTCCAGCCTGACATTGCTCCTGAGCGAGGGATGTGGGTTCATCTGGACTCCAGCTGCAGCCAAGGCATTTAGGGGGCTAAAGGTCTTCTAACTGTATACCAGCTTGACTCATCACCAGAGGGGCAATCTGAACCCCAATGCATACTTTTTAAGCATACTGTTACTGACGAAAGCCAGCTCTCTCTTAACAGGGGAAGAACTGATTGCTTGAGATTATAGCTGACATTGTTTAAGTGCTTGCTATGTACTAGGcagtgtgctaagtgctttatatacattatctcatttaaa is from Diceros bicornis minor isolate mBicDic1 chromosome 5, mDicBic1.mat.cur, whole genome shotgun sequence and encodes:
- the KLHL33 gene encoding kelch-like protein 33, producing the protein MSVSDSAHRPSDPARVSLPVQTDGLDLPSPAARTPSWPPSPDEDTGLPSFPLEEPGSSPMAAGNLPFPALSLEEEDEDEEDAEEPEGLCSDEHPSQFFAEAQRLREQRLLLDEEVSVGGRIYGVHRVILAAVSSLFRDRLLGSGGPRPPFSLDVDPGAWEAVLTFAYEGVLGPAPLGDVLVAAEALGAPRVKAAAQRRHQGAGNARKDEKQPSQAEELRENLRSIELLYQEGAGCDLELEAGGCRLRVHRAALACGSEFFGAMLLSGMRESQGTEVSLHTISAQDLRLLVSFAYSGVVRGTWPGLLRAAQAALQYQSSSCLALCQRALARGLSPARCLALFPMAETPGLERLWSKAHHYLLTHMPAVALCPSFPSLPAACLAELLDSDELHVQEEFEAFVAARCWLAANPETQESEAKALLRCVRFGRMSTRELRRVRAAGLPPPLPPDLLHQLMVEAEVPGQERRREPDQALVVIGGDEMRSDMAMTQPSRGVWWARAFRCGVGLVRTVEWGWLPALPAPGRFRHGAASLAGSELYVCGGQDFCSRTNTLASTLRWDPSQEDWEEMSPLCQARSLFPLVALDGLLYALGGRDNGVALNSVETYNPELDVWRLAPALPAPCFAHAAAVLEGRLFVSGGCSGTGQYLASLLHYDPKLEKPGTFLSPMGVPRAGHVMAALGGRLYVAGGLGETGDLLSFEAYELRTDSWSHLAPLPSPHVGAAGAVLQGELLVLGGYSHRTYALSHLIHAYCPGLGRWLCLGTLPRPRAEMPACILTLPTVQHIALVPTRHQTKPAG